From a region of the Podospora pseudopauciseta strain CBS 411.78 chromosome 7 map unlocalized CBS411.78m_7, whole genome shotgun sequence genome:
- the LAG1_2 gene encoding sphingosine N-acyltransferase lag1 (EggNog:ENOG503NWJM; COG:U) produces the protein MATGSEPFPPLPGTTTTTESATATRRRTRKASILGDDLKVGDTGSPSLATSIAHIQGAHSKEPPSPPSTKRTSKRRKARTLLRRVKHTCVKHTWVLPLFLLSCFLLGYAINPTSSNPLSHFLFLSYRLPLSETPGATHVQYGKGLWDIAFVTFYTVVLSFTREFIMQEVLRPLSRWVGLKSRGKQARYMEQMYTALYFGIMGPCGMWVMSRTPIWYFDVVGMYEGYPHKTHDGAFKFYYLFQAAYWAQQAIVLLLGMEKPRKDFKELVGHHIVSLALIGLSYRFHFTYMGLAVYITHDISDFFLATSKSLNYVDHPITGPYYFLFMCSWIYLRHFLNLKILVSLFNEFKTVGPYVMDWEGGSYKCDLAFWITGGLLGSLQALNLFWLFFIVRIAYRFVRDREASDDRSEDEGSGDEGEQQNGKKK, from the exons ATGGCGACGGGATCAGAGCCCTTCCCGCCTCTgcccggcaccaccaccaccaccgagagcGCGACGGCGACGCGAAGGAGGACGAGAAAGGCGAGCATCTTGGGAGATGACTTGAAAGTGGGCGACACCGGCTCGCCGTCGCTTGCTACGAGCATTGCGCACATCCAGGGAGCCCACTCCAAG gaacccccctcccccccatcaacaaaaCGCACCTCCAAACGCCGCAAAGCCcgcaccctcctccgccgagTCAAGCACACATGCGTAAAACACACTTGGGTCCTCCCCTTGTTCCTGTTGTCTTGCTTTCTCCTCGGCTACGCAATCAACcctacctcctccaaccccctctcccactttTTGTTCCTGTCGTACAGACTCCCCCTGTCGGAAACCCCGGGGGCGACCCACGTCCAGTACGGCAAGGGGCTCTGGGACATCGCCTTTGTGACCTTTTACACCGTCGTCCTCTCCTTCACGCGCGAGTTCATCATGCAGGAGGTCCTCCGGCCGCTCTCCCGCTGGGTCGGGCTCAAGTCGAGGGGGAAGCAGGCGAGATACATGGAGCAGATGTACACGGCGCTCTACTTTGGCATCATGGGCCCGTGTGGCATGTGGGTCATGTCGAGGACGCCAATCTGGTACTTTGATGTCGTGGGGATGTACGAAGGTTACCCGCACAAGACCCACGACGGGGCGTTTAAATTTTATTATCTCTTCCAGGCGGCATACTGGGCCCAGCAGGCGATTGTATTGTTGCTTGGGATGGAGAAGCCACGAAAGGACTTTAAGGAGCTAGTCGGCCACCATATCGTCTCGCTTGCGCTCATCGGTCTGAGCTACAGGTTTCACTTTACGTATATGGGGCTTGCGGTGTACATCACGCACGACATTTCGGACTTTTTCCTCGCCACTTCCAAATCGCTGAATTATGTCGACCATCCGATCACGGGACCGTACTATTTCCTGTTTATGTGCTCTTGGATCTACCTGAGGCATTTTTTGAACTTGAAGATCTTGGTTAGCTTGTTTAATGAGTTCAAGACTGTCGGGCCGTATGTCATGgactgggaggggggcagcTACAAGTGTGACTTGGCATTTTGGATCACGGGAGGTTTGCTGGGGAGCTTGCAGGCGCTGAATctgttttggttgtttttcATTGTGAGGATTGCGTATAGGTTTGTGAGGGATCGGGAGGCGAGTGATGATAggagtgaggatgaggggagtggagatgagggggagcagcagaacgggaagaagaagtgA
- the RIM21 gene encoding pH-response regulator protein palH/rim21 (COG:S; EggNog:ENOG503NYQ4): MEARQLFPGNAGPVPTDAPLVSKGRNCGALNLPVGGILSMPNGDVVTLTASAAFRPLCTPVTPPAIIANAGGGSVELDPNVGAMPDDDGWTYSDFRDPFYASTFPQCYALAATTVVAYMLVIMLFVTPRSFLDGGVVVLGRRGFTHSGSGPTIGGRPWFQKVAALSVVISLTIASAATFQAAEEQYIYQIQNAKALQEEVLGGNELKAIRIVSNTFLWLAQAQTLIRLFPRQREKVIIKWTAFALITLDVIFQSLNSFRYTDQTGSNRPGSFSDAIPALSYLFTLALGVLYAAWVVYYSLMKKRYAFYHPQMKNMCLMAALSLMSVLIPVVFFILDIAKPDFTGWGEYVRWVGAAAASVVVWEWVERIEALEREEKRDGILGREVFDGDEMLDVTTSDGRARRRRKGSGSDGGDKEMYVENPPKKKAATQGERGNTWPSVIAMKAKYRSRLRPKKDQDPADQTTTQTTPQPSDHDRVRSLQPPLWPARPAPTATPISRTDTASAASTVYAVRYHQNTDSASQATPPPPHNTSALSRTASTSSSRSSDGRSTHRAEPPRRPADEGQGPQGGGSSRWQTLTPSFSFKRSRRSDEENAVSSEEKKSPREEGKWDIRGRFEEFTANQAERLREKFRPAPDTDSLPVTVIPAPPRRGAALAQLLEDEELQYQRATTPVRAVSDLRSRTNDSSPTTLVGRSASILTSSRPQVTPSGTQISFADTVRPTEPSSGRHLGGPEGGGPSQDSDSTPGPDTGPDSGGRAPS; the protein is encoded by the coding sequence ATGGAAGCCCGGCAGCTATTTCCCGGTAACGCGGGCCCCGTGCCCACCGACGCGCCGTTAGTATCCAAAGGTCGCAATTGCGGTGCTCTCAATCTCCCGGTCGGCGGTATTCTGTCCATGCCAAATGGCGATGTTGTTACCCTCACAGCCTCGGCTGCTTTCCGGCCACTATGCACACCAGTCACTCCACCAGCCATCATTGCCAACGCTGGCGGTGGTTCAGTCGAGCTCGATCCGAATGTAGGGGCAATGCCGGACGACGATGGATGGACATATTCCGACTTTCGCGATCCCTTTTATGCGTCAACCTTTCCTCAGTGCTATGCGCTTGCGGCGACGACAGTAGTTGCGTATATGCTTGTTATCATGTTATTCGTCACGCCACGATCTTTCCTGGATGGTGGAGTTGTTGTTCTTGGTCGACGAGGATTCACTCACAGCGGCTCGGGGCCGACGATTGGAGGCAGACCGTGGTTCCAAAAAGTGGCGGCTCTGTCTGTCGTTATCTCACTCACCATTGCGTCTGCTGCGACCTTTcaggctgctgaggagcaATATATTTATCAGATTCAGAATGCGAAGGCGTTgcaggaggaggttttgggtGGCAACGAGCTAAAAGCAATCCGAATTGTCTCCAACACGTTTCTGTGGCTTGCACAAGCCCAAACTCTCATTCGCCTCTTTCCCCGCCAGCGAGAAAAGGTGATCATCAAGTGGACCGCCTTTGCGCTAATCACGCTCGACGTCATCTTCCAATCTCTCAACAGCTTTCGATATACAGACCAGACGGGCTCGAACCGGCCCGGCTCCTTTTCCGATGCCATCCCAGCACTCAGCTACCTCTTCACGCTTGCTCTCGGGGTGCTGTACGCCGCCTGGGTGGTTTACTACTCACTGATGAAGAAGCGATATGCCTTCTATCATCCGCAGATGAAGAACATGTGTCTCATGGCAGCCCTGTCATTGATGTCGGTACTTATTCCCGTGgtcttttttattttggaTATAGCAAAGCCAGACTTCACCGGCTGGGGGGAGTACGTCAGATGGGTGGGAGCGGCTGCCGCTAGTGTGGTTGTCTGGGAGTGGGTGGAAAGAATCGAAGCTTTGGAACGGGAAGAGAAACGAGACGGTATTCTCGGAAGAGAGGTGTTTGACGGAGACGAGATGCTCGATGTCACGACTTCTGACGGTCGTGCTCGTCGCAGAAGAAAAGGGAGTGGCAGTGATGGCGGGGATAAGGAGATGTACGTCGAGAATccaccaaagaaaaaagcagCCACCCAAGGAGAGCGAGGAAATACATGGCCCTCGGTAATCGCCATGAAGGCCAAGTACAGGTCTCGGCTGAGACCAAAGAAGGATCAAGATCCAGCTGACCAAACAACAACGCAAACGACACCACAGCCATCGGATCATGACCGAGTACGATCTTTGCAACCACCGCTTTGGCCAGCAAGACCAGCGCCGACAGCAACACCCATCAGTCGGACAGACACTGCGAGCGCTGCGAGCACGGTGTACGCAGTTCGCTACCACCAAAACACAGACTCGGCATCGCAAGccacaccgccgccgccacacAACACAAGTGCCCTATCACGCACAGCCAGCACGTCGTCAAGCCGAAGTAGCGATGGTAGAAGCACCCATCGGGCTGAACCACCCCGGAGACCAGCAGATGAAGGCCAAGGTCCACAGGGAGGTGGGTCCAGCAGATGGCAGACCCTCACACCGAGCTTCTCTTTTAAGCGAAGTCGGCggagtgatgaggagaatGCTGTCTCGtctgaggagaagaagtcaccaagagaggaagggaagTGGGACATCCGCGGCCGATTTGAAGAGTTCACAGCAAATCAGGCCGAGCGGTTGCGGGAGAAGTTCCGGCCAGCTCCAGACACGGATAGTCTGCCTGTGACGGTCATTCCAGCACCACCTCGCCGAGGGGCTGCTCTCGCCCAACTgttggaagatgaggagcTTCAATACCAGCGAGCGACAACCCCAGTTCGTGCAGTCTCAGATCTGAGATCGCGAACCAATGATTCGTCACCTACTACGCTGGTTGGTCGTTCGGCTTCGATCTTGACAAGTTCGAGGCCTCAAGTTACCCCGAGTGGCACTCAGATATCATTTGCGGACACGGTGAGACCTACAGAGCCTTCCTCTGGTCGACATTTGGGAGGGCCTGAAGGAGGGGGCCCATCACAGGACTCTGATTCCACACCAGGTCCAGATACTGGTCCTGATTCTGGTGGCCGCGCTCCTTCATGA